From Choloepus didactylus isolate mChoDid1 chromosome 19, mChoDid1.pri, whole genome shotgun sequence, one genomic window encodes:
- the LOC119515299 gene encoding LOW QUALITY PROTEIN: antileukoproteinase-like (The sequence of the model RefSeq protein was modified relative to this genomic sequence to represent the inferred CDS: deleted 1 base in 1 codon): protein MKSRGFFPLVVLLFLGTVAPWAVEGAGQAIKAGVCPSIKPAQCLIYEKPECQTDWQCLGKKKCCRDVCGIKCLDPVAIMNRAKKTGKCPVVLGQCMMLNPPNYCERDSQCQGDFKCCKGMCGKACVSPVKALHSLSPLERA, encoded by the exons ATGAAGTCCAGAGGCTTCTTCCCCCTCGTGGTGCTTCTTTTCCTGGGAACCGTGGCACCGTGGGCTGTGGAAGGTGCTGGACAAG CCATAAAAGCTGGAGTCTGCCCTTCTATAAAACCTGCCCAGTGCCTGATATATGAGAAACCGGAGTGCCAAACTGACTGGCAGTGTCTAGGGAAGAAGAAATGCTGCCGTGATGTTTGTGGCATCAAATGCCTGGATCCTGTTGCCATCATGAACCGAG CTAAGAAGACTGGAAAGTGTCCTGTGGTCCTCGGGCAGTGTATGATGCTCAAC CCCCCCAACTACTGTGAGAGGGACAGCCAATGCCAGGGGGACTTCAAGTGCTGCAAGGGCATGTGTGGGAAAGCCTGTGTGTCTCCTGTAAAAG CCCTTCACAGCCTCAGCCCTCTGGAGCGGGCATAG